From a single Sebastes umbrosus isolate fSebUmb1 chromosome 17, fSebUmb1.pri, whole genome shotgun sequence genomic region:
- the LOC119475231 gene encoding LIM/homeobox protein Lhx1-like isoform X1 yields the protein MLQCSSCEKPILDRFLLKVLDRPWHIKCVQCCECKCTLTEKCFSREGKLYCKNDFFRTFGTKCDGCAQGILPSDLVRRAKSKVFHLNCFTCVMCNKQLSTGEELYILDEFKFVCKEDYQNNNGKDTILLAVTTCSDPSLSPDSQDPQDDGKDSETGHLSDKDNNNENEETTAVGKRRGPRTTIKAKQLEVLKAAFAATPKPTRHIREQLSRETGLTMRVIQVWFQNRRSKERRMKQLSSLGGRRHVFFRGQRRMRALGERLEAEELGHFSYYGDYPSEYYSSGGNYEYYQGPPSSHGQTPADLGFVPSSIPAGTPLGALDHHHPGHHCPGEVHCFSDTVSHHPADSPSPEPNMPGSMHSISSEMCGPSTPYTTVSLSDNGYTNQLSQPSSEMSEGTVW from the exons ATGCTTCAGTGTTCCAGCTGTGAGAAGCCTATCCTCGATAGGTTCCTGCTCAAAGTTTTGGACAGACCGTGGCACATCAAATGTGTCCAGTGCTGCGAATGCAAATGCACTTTGACCGAGAAGTGTTTCTCACGAGAAGGGAAACTGTATTGTAAGAACGACTTCTTTAG GACATTTGGGACCAAGTGTGACGGTTGCGCCCAGGGGATTTTACCCAGTGATCTGGTCCGCAGGGCCAAGAGCAAAGTGTTTCACCTGAACTGTTTCACCTGTGTGATGTGTAACAAGCAGCTGTCCACCGGAGAGGAACTGTACATCCTGGACGAATTCAAGTTCGTCTGTAAGGAGGACTATCAAAACAACAATGGGAAAGACACCATCCTCCTTGCAG TCACGACGTGCAGTGACCCGAGTCTGTCTCCAGACTCTCAGGACCCGCAGGACGACGGCAAGGACTCTGAAACAGGACATTTATCCGATAAAGACAACAACAACGAGAACGAGGAGACGACCGCCGTCGGGAAGCGACGCGGGCCTCGGACCACCATCAAAGCCAAACAGCTGGAGGTCCTGAAGGCGGCTTTCGCGGCCACGCCGAAACCCACCAGACACATCCGGGAGCAGCTGTCGAGGGAGACCGGCCTCACCATGAGAGTCATCCAG gtttggttCCAAAATCGGAGGTCCAAAGAGAGACGCATGAAGCAGCTGAGCTCTCTGGGCGGCCGGAGACACGTGTTCTTCCGCGgccagaggaggatgagggcGCTGGGAGAGAGGCTGGAAGCAGAGGAGCTGGGACACTTCTCTTATTATGGAG ATTATCCCAGTGAATACTATAGCTCAGGAGGGAACTATGAGTACTACCAAGGCCCACCCTCATCCCATGGCCAGACTCCAGCAGACCTGGGTTTCGTGCCCTCCTCCATCCCTGCTGGCACCCCATTGGGAGCACTAGACCACCACCATCCAGGGCATCACTGTCCAGGAGAGGTGCACTGTTTCTCTGACACAGTATCTCACCATCCCGCGGACTCACCCAGTCCGGAGCCCAACATGCCGGGCTCAATGCACAGCATCTCCAGTGAGATGTGTGGCCCCAGCACGCCCTACACGACTGTGTCCCTCAGTGACAACGGATACACCAACCAGCTGTCACAACCATCCTCAGAAATGAGTGAAGGCACTGTGTGGTAA
- the LOC119475231 gene encoding LIM/homeobox protein Lhx1-like isoform X2 gives MLQCSSCEKPILDRFLLKVLDRPWHIKCVQCCECKCTLTEKCFSREGKLYCKNDFFRTFGTKCDGCAQGILPSDLVRRAKSKVFHLNCFTCVMCNKQLSTGEELYILDEFKFVCKEDYQNNNGKDTILLADSQDPQDDGKDSETGHLSDKDNNNENEETTAVGKRRGPRTTIKAKQLEVLKAAFAATPKPTRHIREQLSRETGLTMRVIQVWFQNRRSKERRMKQLSSLGGRRHVFFRGQRRMRALGERLEAEELGHFSYYGDYPSEYYSSGGNYEYYQGPPSSHGQTPADLGFVPSSIPAGTPLGALDHHHPGHHCPGEVHCFSDTVSHHPADSPSPEPNMPGSMHSISSEMCGPSTPYTTVSLSDNGYTNQLSQPSSEMSEGTVW, from the exons ATGCTTCAGTGTTCCAGCTGTGAGAAGCCTATCCTCGATAGGTTCCTGCTCAAAGTTTTGGACAGACCGTGGCACATCAAATGTGTCCAGTGCTGCGAATGCAAATGCACTTTGACCGAGAAGTGTTTCTCACGAGAAGGGAAACTGTATTGTAAGAACGACTTCTTTAG GACATTTGGGACCAAGTGTGACGGTTGCGCCCAGGGGATTTTACCCAGTGATCTGGTCCGCAGGGCCAAGAGCAAAGTGTTTCACCTGAACTGTTTCACCTGTGTGATGTGTAACAAGCAGCTGTCCACCGGAGAGGAACTGTACATCCTGGACGAATTCAAGTTCGTCTGTAAGGAGGACTATCAAAACAACAATGGGAAAGACACCATCCTCCTTGCAG ACTCTCAGGACCCGCAGGACGACGGCAAGGACTCTGAAACAGGACATTTATCCGATAAAGACAACAACAACGAGAACGAGGAGACGACCGCCGTCGGGAAGCGACGCGGGCCTCGGACCACCATCAAAGCCAAACAGCTGGAGGTCCTGAAGGCGGCTTTCGCGGCCACGCCGAAACCCACCAGACACATCCGGGAGCAGCTGTCGAGGGAGACCGGCCTCACCATGAGAGTCATCCAG gtttggttCCAAAATCGGAGGTCCAAAGAGAGACGCATGAAGCAGCTGAGCTCTCTGGGCGGCCGGAGACACGTGTTCTTCCGCGgccagaggaggatgagggcGCTGGGAGAGAGGCTGGAAGCAGAGGAGCTGGGACACTTCTCTTATTATGGAG ATTATCCCAGTGAATACTATAGCTCAGGAGGGAACTATGAGTACTACCAAGGCCCACCCTCATCCCATGGCCAGACTCCAGCAGACCTGGGTTTCGTGCCCTCCTCCATCCCTGCTGGCACCCCATTGGGAGCACTAGACCACCACCATCCAGGGCATCACTGTCCAGGAGAGGTGCACTGTTTCTCTGACACAGTATCTCACCATCCCGCGGACTCACCCAGTCCGGAGCCCAACATGCCGGGCTCAATGCACAGCATCTCCAGTGAGATGTGTGGCCCCAGCACGCCCTACACGACTGTGTCCCTCAGTGACAACGGATACACCAACCAGCTGTCACAACCATCCTCAGAAATGAGTGAAGGCACTGTGTGGTAA